Proteins from one Nitrobacteraceae bacterium AZCC 2146 genomic window:
- a CDS encoding ABC-2 type transport system permease protein (product_source=KO:K01992; cog=COG0842; ko=KO:K01992; pfam=PF01061; superfamily=103446; transmembrane_helix_parts=Inside_1_20,TMhelix_21_43,Outside_44_57,TMhelix_58_80,Inside_81_114,TMhelix_115_134,Outside_135_137,TMhelix_138_160,Inside_161_166,TMhelix_167_189,Outside_190_193,TMhelix_194_216,Inside_217_222,TMhelix_223_245,Outside_246_253), producing MNLRAVRAIYLFEMARTWRTILQSIVSPVISTSLYFVVFGAAIGSRITSVEGVSYGTFIVPGLVMLSVLTQSISNASFGIYFPKFIGTIYELLSAPVSYFEIVLGYVGAAATKSIILGLIILATAGLFVPLQILHPWWMLTFLVLTAVTFSLFGFIIGIWADGFEKLQAIPLLVVTPLTFLGGSFYSVSMLPSGWRTITLLNPVVYLISGFRWSFYEISDVSVVLSISVTLVFLAICMATVGWIFKTGYKLKN from the coding sequence ATGAACCTCCGGGCCGTCCGCGCAATCTATCTGTTCGAAATGGCGCGCACTTGGCGCACCATCCTGCAGAGCATCGTCTCGCCGGTGATCTCGACGTCGCTGTATTTCGTGGTGTTCGGCGCCGCGATCGGCTCGCGCATCACCTCGGTGGAAGGCGTCAGCTACGGCACCTTCATCGTGCCCGGCCTGGTGATGCTGTCGGTGCTGACGCAGAGCATCTCCAACGCCTCGTTCGGCATCTATTTTCCAAAGTTCATCGGCACCATCTACGAACTGCTGTCGGCACCGGTGTCTTACTTCGAGATCGTGCTCGGCTATGTCGGCGCCGCCGCCACCAAGTCGATCATCCTCGGCCTGATCATCCTGGCCACCGCCGGCCTGTTCGTGCCGCTGCAGATCCTGCATCCGTGGTGGATGCTGACCTTCCTGGTGCTGACCGCCGTGACCTTCAGCCTGTTCGGCTTCATCATCGGCATCTGGGCCGACGGCTTCGAGAAGCTGCAGGCGATTCCGCTGCTGGTGGTGACGCCGCTGACATTTTTGGGCGGCAGCTTCTATTCGGTGAGCATGCTGCCGTCGGGCTGGCGCACCATCACGCTGCTCAATCCCGTGGTCTATCTGATCAGCGGCTTTCGCTGGAGCTTCTACGAGATCTCAGATGTCAGCGTCGTGCTGAGCATTTCGGTGACGCTGGTGTTCCTGGCGATCTGCATGGCCACGGTGGGGTGGATCTTCAAGACCGGCTACAAGCTGAAGAACTGA
- a CDS encoding ABC-2 type transport system ATP-binding protein (product_source=KO:K01990; cath_funfam=3.40.50.300; cog=COG1131; ko=KO:K01990; pfam=PF00005; smart=SM00382; superfamily=52540) gives MSPIISVSNLSKSYAGGFKALNGINLDIQRGEIFALLGPNGAGKTTLISVICGIANATSGKVTVDGHDIVGSYRAARSMIGLVPQELHTDAFESVWATVSFSRGLFGKPTNPAHIEKILKDLSLWDKKDSKIVTLSGGMKRRVMIAKALSHEPQILFLDEPTAGVDVELRKGMWEVVRTLRAAGVTVILTTHYIEEAEEMADRIGVINKGEIILIEDKAALMQQLGKKRMKLHLQGKVDAIPPGLSAYHLELAQDGNQLIYTYDTKSERTGITSLLGDLREAGIRFFDLDTTQSSLEDIFVSLVRK, from the coding sequence ATGTCCCCGATCATTTCCGTTTCCAATCTGTCGAAAAGCTATGCCGGCGGCTTCAAGGCCCTGAACGGCATCAACCTTGATATTCAGCGCGGCGAGATCTTCGCACTGCTGGGACCGAATGGCGCCGGCAAGACGACGCTGATCAGCGTCATCTGCGGCATCGCCAATGCCACCTCGGGCAAGGTCACGGTCGACGGCCACGACATCGTCGGCTCCTACCGGGCCGCGCGGTCGATGATCGGGCTGGTGCCGCAGGAATTGCATACGGACGCCTTCGAGTCGGTCTGGGCCACGGTGAGCTTCAGCCGCGGCCTGTTCGGCAAGCCGACGAACCCCGCGCATATCGAAAAGATCCTGAAGGACCTGTCGCTGTGGGACAAGAAGGACAGCAAGATCGTCACGCTGTCCGGCGGCATGAAGCGCCGGGTGATGATCGCCAAGGCACTGTCGCACGAACCACAAATACTGTTTCTCGACGAGCCCACCGCCGGCGTCGATGTCGAATTGCGCAAGGGGATGTGGGAAGTGGTGCGGACGCTGCGCGCCGCCGGCGTCACCGTGATCCTCACCACGCACTACATCGAGGAAGCCGAGGAGATGGCCGACCGGATCGGCGTCATCAACAAGGGCGAGATCATCCTGATCGAGGACAAAGCCGCGTTGATGCAGCAGCTCGGCAAGAAGCGGATGAAGCTGCATTTGCAGGGCAAGGTCGATGCGATCCCGCCGGGGCTGTCAGCCTACCATCTCGAACTCGCCCAGGACGGCAACCAGTTGATCTACACCTACGACACCAAAAGCGAGCGCACGGGGATCACCAGCCTGCTCGGCGATCTGCGCGAGGCCGGCATCCGGTTCTTCGACCTCGACACCACGCAGAGTTCGCTGGAAGATATTTTCGTCAGCCTGGTGAGGAAATAA
- a CDS encoding antitoxin HicB (product_source=KO:K18843; cog=COG1598; ko=KO:K18843; pfam=PF15919; superfamily=143100), whose protein sequence is MPRYIALIHEDDDSCFGVSFPDIPGIFTAGDTFEEAMEEAAEALAFAAEDWTNPDGSTGFKPPRTIEQLRRDPEFIEASKNAVVAEIEYPVSDHAAE, encoded by the coding sequence ATGCCGCGCTATATCGCCTTGATCCACGAGGACGACGACAGTTGCTTCGGAGTTTCGTTTCCCGACATTCCCGGTATTTTCACCGCCGGCGATACCTTCGAGGAAGCAATGGAGGAAGCTGCGGAAGCGTTGGCTTTCGCAGCCGAAGACTGGACCAACCCGGACGGCTCCACGGGATTCAAACCGCCCCGCACCATCGAGCAACTGCGCCGAGATCCTGAATTTATCGAAGCGTCAAAAAACGCCGTCGTTGCCGAGATCGAATACCCGGTCAGCGACCACGCCGCAGAATAG
- a CDS encoding DNA helicase-2/ATP-dependent DNA helicase PcrA (product_source=KO:K03657; cath_funfam=3.40.50.300; cog=COG0210; ko=KO:K03657; pfam=PF00580,PF13361; superfamily=52540) — MTEPYKMPSNDLPEHRPVAGGIGARARASVTPQYLTGLNPEQRDAVETLEGPVLVLAGAGTGKTKVLTSRIAHILSMGRARPGEILSVTFTNKAAREMKHRLGIMLGQAVEGMPWLGTFHSIGGRILRTHAELVQLKSNFTVLDVDDQIRLLKQLLQAENIDDKRWPARMLAGLIDGWKNRGLTPSQVPSGEAAVFGNGKGGKLYAAYQERLKVLNAADFGDLLLECIRLFREHPDVLRQYQQRFKYILVDEYQDTNVAQYLWLRLLAQAPSSSPTSPRLRGEVGLRSNPGEGEPEFGDAAARAPHPAPLPVKNGERETTAATAVPLKNICCVGDDDQSIYGWRGAEVDNILRFDHDFPGAKIIRLERNYRSTGHILAAASHLIAHNEGRLGKTLRTEDVDGEKVTVTGSWDSEEEARAIGEEIEQLQRAGHKLNDIAILVRASFQMREFEDRFVTLGLPYRVIGGPRFYERAEIRDALAYLRVINSPADDLAFERIVNVPKRGLGDATVQMLHDHARKRRIPLSEAARTVVETDEMKPKARGSLRELMLSFERWRKQSETMPHTELAEIVLDESGYTEMWQKDRSADAAGRLENLKELVRSMEEFENLQGFLEHISLVMDREGGADDDAVSVMTLHSAKGLEFDNVFLPGWEEGLFPHQRALDDQGRAGLEEERRLAHVGITRARKRAKLYFATNRRIHGTWNTTMPSRFLDELPAANVEITESKGGSGWGGASGYGPSRFDNVESFGSSYSTPGWQRAQANRARGGQGNNSGGQAGGGFNESQSPFSSSRSDAPGGFSRTKRGPMTIEGELIAKSTGTESEFTLKDRVFHQKFGYGHVTKIDGNKLTIAFEKAGEKKVVDSFVERV; from the coding sequence ATGACCGAGCCCTATAAAATGCCTTCCAATGACCTGCCCGAGCACCGTCCGGTGGCAGGCGGCATCGGTGCGCGTGCCCGCGCCTCGGTCACCCCGCAATACCTGACCGGGCTCAACCCCGAGCAGCGCGATGCGGTCGAGACCCTGGAGGGCCCCGTTCTGGTGCTGGCCGGCGCCGGCACCGGCAAGACCAAGGTGCTGACCTCGCGGATCGCCCACATCCTCAGCATGGGTCGTGCCCGGCCCGGCGAAATTCTGTCGGTGACCTTCACCAACAAGGCGGCGCGGGAAATGAAGCACCGGCTCGGCATTATGCTGGGCCAGGCCGTCGAAGGCATGCCGTGGCTCGGCACCTTCCACTCGATCGGCGGCCGCATCCTGCGCACCCACGCAGAACTGGTGCAGCTGAAATCCAATTTCACCGTGCTGGATGTCGACGACCAGATCCGGCTGCTGAAGCAGTTGCTGCAGGCCGAGAACATCGACGACAAACGCTGGCCGGCGCGGATGCTGGCCGGACTGATCGACGGCTGGAAGAACCGCGGCCTGACGCCGTCGCAAGTGCCATCAGGCGAAGCCGCCGTGTTCGGCAACGGCAAGGGCGGCAAGCTCTATGCGGCCTATCAGGAGCGGCTCAAGGTCCTCAACGCCGCCGATTTCGGCGATCTGCTGCTGGAATGCATCCGGCTGTTCCGCGAGCATCCCGACGTGCTCCGGCAATATCAGCAGCGCTTCAAATACATTCTGGTGGACGAATATCAGGACACCAACGTCGCGCAGTATCTCTGGCTGCGGCTGCTGGCGCAGGCACCGTCGTCTTCCCCGACCTCTCCCCGCTTGCGGGGAGAGGTCGGATTGCGGAGCAATCCGGGTGAGGGGGAGCCTGAGTTCGGCGATGCCGCCGCAAGAGCCCCTCACCCCGCCCCTCTCCCCGTGAAGAACGGGGAGAGGGAGACGACCGCCGCAACGGCCGTGCCGCTCAAGAACATCTGCTGCGTCGGCGATGACGACCAGTCGATCTATGGCTGGCGCGGCGCCGAGGTCGACAACATCCTGCGCTTCGACCACGATTTCCCCGGCGCCAAGATCATCCGGCTGGAGCGCAACTATCGTTCCACCGGCCACATCCTCGCCGCCGCCTCGCACCTCATCGCGCACAACGAAGGCCGGCTCGGCAAGACGCTGCGCACCGAGGATGTCGATGGCGAGAAGGTCACCGTCACCGGCTCCTGGGATTCCGAAGAGGAAGCCCGCGCCATCGGCGAAGAGATCGAGCAGCTGCAGCGCGCCGGCCACAAGCTCAACGACATCGCGATCCTGGTGCGCGCCTCTTTCCAGATGCGCGAATTCGAAGACCGTTTTGTCACCCTCGGCCTGCCCTATCGTGTGATCGGCGGCCCGCGTTTCTATGAGCGCGCCGAAATCCGCGACGCGCTGGCCTATCTGCGGGTGATCAATTCGCCGGCCGACGACCTCGCTTTCGAGCGCATCGTCAATGTGCCGAAGCGCGGCCTCGGCGATGCCACCGTGCAGATGCTGCACGACCACGCCCGCAAGCGTCGCATTCCGCTGTCCGAAGCGGCGCGAACCGTGGTCGAGACCGACGAGATGAAGCCGAAGGCGCGCGGCAGCCTGCGCGAGTTGATGCTCAGCTTCGAGCGCTGGCGCAAGCAGAGCGAAACGATGCCGCATACTGAGTTGGCCGAAATCGTGCTCGACGAGAGCGGCTATACCGAGATGTGGCAGAAGGACCGTTCCGCCGATGCCGCCGGGCGCCTTGAGAACCTCAAGGAGCTGGTGCGCTCGATGGAGGAATTCGAAAATCTCCAAGGCTTCCTCGAGCACATCTCGCTGGTGATGGATCGCGAGGGTGGTGCCGACGACGACGCGGTATCGGTGATGACACTGCATTCCGCGAAGGGACTCGAATTCGACAACGTGTTCCTGCCCGGCTGGGAGGAAGGCCTGTTTCCGCATCAGCGCGCGCTCGACGATCAGGGCCGCGCTGGCCTTGAGGAAGAGCGGCGCCTCGCCCATGTCGGCATTACCCGCGCGCGCAAGCGTGCGAAATTGTACTTCGCGACCAACCGGCGAATTCACGGCACCTGGAACACGACGATGCCGTCGCGTTTCCTCGATGAGTTGCCGGCGGCGAATGTCGAGATCACCGAATCCAAGGGCGGCTCCGGCTGGGGTGGCGCCAGCGGCTACGGCCCGTCGCGCTTCGACAATGTGGAATCCTTCGGCTCCAGCTATTCGACGCCGGGCTGGCAGCGCGCCCAGGCCAACCGCGCCCGCGGCGGCCAAGGGAATAACAGTGGCGGACAGGCCGGCGGCGGCTTCAACGAAAGCCAGTCGCCATTCTCCTCCTCGCGCAGCGACGCGCCGGGCGGCTTCTCCCGCACCAAGCGCGGCCCGATGACCATCGAAGGCGAGCTGATCGCGAAATCCACCGGCACCGAGTCCGAATTCACGCTGAAGGACCGGGTGTTTCACCAGAAGTTCGGCTATGGCCATGTGACCAAGATCGACGGCAACAAGCTCACCATCGCATTCGAGAAGGCCGGCGAGAAGAAGGTGGTCGATAGTTTCGTGGAGCGGGTGTAG
- a CDS encoding uncharacterized membrane protein YtjA (UPF0391 family) (product_source=COG5487; cog=COG5487; pfam=PF07043; superfamily=144083; transmembrane_helix_parts=Inside_1_1,TMhelix_2_24,Outside_25_33,TMhelix_34_51,Inside_52_57): MFGWVVTFLIVALIAGVLGFGGVAGTSVEIAKAIFFIAVILFVISAVVGLVRGRTRV; the protein is encoded by the coding sequence ATGTTCGGCTGGGTCGTTACATTTCTGATCGTTGCGTTGATTGCCGGCGTTCTCGGCTTTGGTGGCGTCGCCGGCACCTCCGTCGAAATCGCCAAGGCGATCTTCTTCATCGCCGTTATCCTGTTCGTGATCTCGGCGGTTGTCGGTCTGGTCCGCGGGCGCACCCGGGTCTAG
- a CDS encoding acyl-CoA thioester hydrolase (product_source=KO:K07107; cath_funfam=3.10.129.10; cog=COG0824; ko=KO:K07107; pfam=PF13279; superfamily=54637) has protein sequence MTMMAEDTDLLRQPVPFLSSVMRIDPQWIDYNGHLNMAYYNVLFDRAIDELWLKLGIGPEYMKARHNSTFTAECHVRYLREIHVDDPAQVSILLVAADEKRLHTFEELRHATEGWLSATSENITMHMDMDARKVAPFPPDIHARVQALAEAHRPVTRPDGIGRKIGMPSKI, from the coding sequence ATGACGATGATGGCCGAAGATACCGACTTGCTGCGACAGCCGGTGCCATTCCTGTCATCGGTGATGCGGATCGACCCGCAATGGATCGATTACAACGGCCATCTCAACATGGCCTATTACAACGTACTGTTCGACCGGGCGATCGACGAACTCTGGCTCAAGCTCGGAATCGGCCCGGAATACATGAAGGCCCGGCACAATTCGACCTTCACTGCCGAGTGCCACGTCCGCTATCTCCGGGAGATCCACGTCGACGATCCCGCGCAGGTCTCGATCCTGCTGGTCGCCGCAGACGAGAAGCGGCTGCACACCTTTGAGGAGCTGCGCCACGCCACCGAGGGCTGGCTCTCGGCGACCTCGGAAAACATAACCATGCACATGGATATGGACGCCCGCAAGGTTGCGCCTTTCCCACCTGATATCCACGCCCGCGTGCAGGCGCTGGCGGAGGCGCATCGTCCGGTCACACGTCCCGATGGCATCGGCCGAAAGATCGGGATGCCCTCAAAGATATAG
- a CDS encoding D-lactate dehydrogenase (cytochrome) (product_source=KO:K00102; cath_funfam=1.10.45.10,3.30.43.10,3.30.465.10; cog=COG0277; ko=KO:K00102; pfam=PF01565,PF02913; superfamily=55103; tigrfam=TIGR00387) → MAILVNNLKRPEPKALATTLEKLAARFGNRLVTSQAVREQHGHTTTWLVNQPPDAVVMAQETADIQDVVRICAANGVPVIAFGTGTSLEGQVNAPAGGICIDLRDMNRILEVHSEDLDCVIQPGVTRKALNENLRDQGLFFPIDPGADASLGGMASTRASGTNAVRYGTMRDNVLALKVVRADGEIIKTGTRAKKSSAGYDLTHLFVGAEGTLGIISELTIKLRGIPETIAAAACSFATVQGACQATILAIQTGIPVARIELLNEAQVRACNSYSKLTLPETPLLLLEFHGSEADVAEQSKNFREIALDCGGGTFTWTTKPEDRTKLWQARHDAYWAVKSLRPGSEVAATDVCVPISRLAECVAETEEDLARMNLLSPIVGHVGDGNFHCSMVCDPNDPGEVARCEDFMHRLVQRAQAMGGTCTGEHGIGQGKQKYLKAELGIEALDAMRALKLALDPHNIFNPGKILPQV, encoded by the coding sequence GTGGCCATACTCGTCAACAATCTGAAACGACCAGAGCCCAAGGCGCTGGCCACGACACTCGAAAAGCTGGCCGCCCGGTTCGGCAACCGGCTTGTCACCTCGCAGGCGGTGCGCGAGCAGCACGGCCATACCACCACGTGGCTGGTTAACCAGCCGCCGGATGCCGTGGTGATGGCGCAGGAAACCGCCGACATCCAGGACGTGGTGCGGATTTGCGCGGCGAACGGCGTGCCGGTGATCGCGTTCGGCACCGGCACCTCGCTGGAGGGCCAGGTCAACGCGCCCGCCGGCGGCATCTGCATCGACCTGCGCGACATGAACCGCATTCTGGAGGTTCACAGCGAAGATCTGGACTGCGTGATCCAGCCCGGCGTGACCCGCAAGGCGCTGAACGAGAATCTGCGCGATCAGGGGTTGTTCTTTCCGATCGATCCCGGCGCCGATGCCTCCCTCGGGGGCATGGCTTCGACCCGTGCCTCCGGCACCAATGCGGTGCGCTACGGCACCATGCGTGACAATGTGCTGGCGCTGAAAGTGGTGCGCGCCGACGGCGAAATCATCAAGACCGGTACGCGGGCAAAGAAATCCTCGGCCGGCTATGACCTGACCCATCTGTTCGTCGGCGCTGAAGGCACCCTCGGCATCATCTCCGAGCTGACCATCAAGCTGCGCGGCATCCCCGAAACCATTGCCGCCGCGGCGTGCTCGTTCGCGACCGTGCAGGGCGCCTGCCAGGCCACCATCCTGGCGATCCAGACCGGCATTCCCGTGGCGCGCATCGAACTGCTGAACGAAGCCCAGGTCCGCGCCTGCAATTCCTATTCGAAGCTGACGTTGCCGGAGACGCCACTGCTGCTGCTGGAATTCCACGGCAGCGAGGCCGACGTCGCCGAGCAGTCGAAGAATTTTCGCGAGATCGCGCTGGATTGTGGCGGCGGCACCTTTACTTGGACCACCAAGCCGGAAGACCGCACAAAACTCTGGCAGGCCCGGCACGATGCCTATTGGGCGGTGAAGAGCCTGCGACCTGGCTCCGAGGTGGCGGCGACCGATGTCTGCGTGCCGATTTCGCGGCTGGCCGAATGCGTCGCCGAGACCGAAGAGGATCTGGCGCGCATGAACCTGTTGTCGCCGATCGTCGGCCATGTCGGTGACGGCAATTTCCATTGTTCGATGGTCTGCGATCCCAACGATCCCGGCGAGGTAGCGCGCTGCGAGGACTTCATGCACCGCCTCGTCCAGCGCGCCCAGGCGATGGGCGGCACCTGCACCGGCGAACACGGCATCGGGCAGGGCAAGCAAAAGTATCTCAAGGCCGAGCTGGGCATCGAAGCGCTCGATGCGATGCGAGCTCTGAAGCTGGCGCTCGACCCGCACAACATCTTCAATCCCGGAAAAATTCTGCCACAGGTTTGA
- a CDS encoding MFS family permease (product_source=COG0477; cath_funfam=1.20.1250.20; cog=COG0477; pfam=PF07690; superfamily=103473; transmembrane_helix_parts=Inside_1_4,TMhelix_5_27,Outside_28_41,TMhelix_42_64,Inside_65_76,TMhelix_77_99,Outside_100_102,TMhelix_103_125,Inside_126_136,TMhelix_137_159,Outside_160_163,TMhelix_164_186,Inside_187_231,TMhelix_232_254,Outside_255_268,TMhelix_269_291,Inside_292_297,TMhelix_298_320,Outside_321_329,TMhelix_330_352,Inside_353_356,TMhelix_357_379,Outside_380_388,TMhelix_389_411,Inside_412_439): MRLPFFYGWIIVAITFVTMAIGVNARTSFSLFFPPILKEFGWDRGVTAGAFSFGFLISAVMSPLMGKLMDRAGPRAVMELGVGLMAAGLLLAPLTTQPWHLYLTIGVLVGAGSICLGYSGQSLFLPNWFSRKRGLAVGVAFAGVGIGSITVLPWVQLMIEQTGWRTACTAMGIVVLVVLVPINLLLRKRPQDMGLLPDGDQAPTASVKPVSNVVDPVWASVDWTLARAVRTARFWWLALGLFGGLYSWYAVQVHQTKYLLDIGFSPSVAAWALGMVSLFGVPGQIFLGHLSDRIGREWIWSVSGLGFAICFAALIALQYAPSLVLVYVMVISQGLLGYGVTSIMGAVVAEIFQGEHFGSIFGTLMLAALAGGAAGPFVTGALHDHYGTYTLAFSIGIAVSLAAAAAIWMASPGKVRAVAGRLHHAHGARPLEQATSNSL; this comes from the coding sequence ATGCGGCTTCCGTTCTTCTATGGCTGGATTATCGTTGCCATCACGTTCGTCACCATGGCCATCGGGGTCAATGCCCGGACGTCGTTCTCGTTGTTCTTTCCGCCCATCCTGAAGGAGTTCGGCTGGGACCGCGGCGTCACTGCTGGTGCGTTCTCGTTCGGCTTTTTGATCTCCGCGGTCATGAGTCCGTTGATGGGCAAGCTGATGGATCGCGCCGGACCGCGGGCGGTAATGGAGCTTGGCGTCGGGTTGATGGCGGCCGGATTGCTGCTGGCGCCGCTGACCACGCAGCCTTGGCATCTGTATCTGACGATCGGCGTGCTGGTCGGTGCCGGCAGTATCTGCCTCGGCTATTCCGGGCAATCGCTGTTTCTGCCGAACTGGTTCAGCCGCAAGCGCGGGCTTGCTGTGGGCGTTGCCTTTGCCGGCGTGGGCATTGGTTCGATCACCGTGCTGCCCTGGGTGCAGCTGATGATCGAACAGACCGGCTGGCGCACCGCATGCACGGCGATGGGCATCGTGGTTCTGGTCGTTTTGGTCCCGATCAACCTGCTGCTGCGCAAGCGGCCGCAGGACATGGGGCTTTTGCCCGATGGCGATCAGGCGCCGACCGCATCGGTGAAACCGGTGTCAAATGTTGTCGATCCAGTTTGGGCGAGCGTCGACTGGACGCTTGCACGTGCAGTGCGCACGGCGCGGTTCTGGTGGCTCGCGCTTGGCCTGTTTGGTGGGCTGTACTCCTGGTATGCGGTCCAGGTTCACCAGACCAAGTATCTGCTCGACATCGGCTTCAGCCCCAGCGTCGCGGCCTGGGCGCTGGGCATGGTCAGCCTGTTTGGTGTGCCCGGACAGATATTTCTCGGACATCTGTCCGATCGCATCGGCCGTGAATGGATCTGGAGCGTCAGCGGACTTGGTTTTGCGATCTGTTTCGCCGCGCTGATCGCGCTGCAATATGCGCCGAGCCTCGTGCTGGTTTATGTGATGGTGATCTCGCAGGGCCTGCTGGGCTACGGCGTGACATCGATCATGGGCGCGGTGGTGGCGGAGATTTTCCAGGGCGAGCATTTCGGCAGTATTTTCGGCACGCTGATGCTGGCCGCGCTTGCCGGAGGCGCCGCGGGCCCGTTCGTCACTGGTGCGTTGCACGATCACTACGGCACTTACACGCTGGCCTTTTCCATCGGTATCGCGGTGAGCTTGGCTGCAGCGGCTGCGATCTGGATGGCCTCGCCCGGCAAGGTTCGGGCGGTTGCCGGGCGGCTGCATCACGCTCATGGCGCCAGGCCCTTGGAGCAGGCGACCTCGAATTCGCTGTAA